The following are from one region of the Cyanobium gracile PCC 6307 genome:
- a CDS encoding MSMEG_0568 family radical SAM protein, whose amino-acid sequence MAEHDRRALGRRLTELQVRGVVDPAVPGNPGRRGGAGPSDHRALSIDGTTVMVPVYNALAGTSPYRLGTSAEGDLQVSGTGAAAGGATGALAVETPPEPRFYGLATAEGIPYRSIALLHGRDVLATTLLQTCIRFRDRTQSCQFCAIEQSLEDGRTLVRKTPEQVAEVAEAAVRLDGVRQLVLTTGTPNSDDRGARLMAETAAAVKARVALPIQAQCEPPEDPAWYRRMKDAGVDSLGMHLEVVEEEVRRRILPGKSELGLERYMEAFAEAVAVFGRGQVSTYLLAGLGDSADALIAVSERLIALGVYPFVVPFVPIAGTPLEAHPAPSTDFMVAVYTAVGDRLRASDLRSEAMAAGCAKCGACSALSLFEAGPEPGTP is encoded by the coding sequence ATGGCTGAGCACGATCGCCGCGCCCTGGGCCGCCGGCTCACCGAACTGCAGGTGCGCGGGGTGGTCGACCCGGCGGTGCCGGGCAACCCCGGCCGCCGCGGCGGGGCGGGCCCCTCCGATCACCGCGCCCTCAGCATCGACGGCACCACCGTGATGGTGCCCGTCTACAACGCCCTGGCCGGCACTTCGCCCTACCGGCTGGGTACCAGCGCCGAAGGCGACCTGCAGGTGAGCGGCACGGGTGCAGCGGCAGGCGGCGCCACCGGGGCCCTGGCCGTGGAGACCCCGCCCGAGCCGCGCTTCTACGGCCTGGCCACCGCCGAGGGCATCCCCTACCGCTCGATCGCCCTGCTGCACGGCCGGGACGTGCTGGCCACCACCCTCCTGCAGACCTGCATCCGCTTTCGCGACCGCACCCAGTCGTGCCAGTTCTGCGCCATCGAGCAGTCGCTGGAGGATGGCCGCACCCTCGTGCGAAAGACGCCGGAGCAGGTGGCGGAGGTGGCCGAGGCGGCGGTGCGTCTCGATGGCGTGCGCCAGCTGGTGCTCACCACCGGCACCCCCAACAGCGACGACCGGGGCGCCCGGCTGATGGCCGAGACCGCCGCCGCCGTCAAGGCCCGGGTGGCCCTGCCGATCCAGGCCCAGTGCGAACCCCCCGAAGACCCGGCCTGGTACCGGCGCATGAAGGACGCCGGCGTCGACAGCCTCGGCATGCACCTGGAAGTGGTGGAAGAAGAAGTGCGGCGGCGGATCCTGCCGGGCAAATCGGAGCTGGGGCTGGAGCGCTACATGGAGGCCTTCGCCGAAGCCGTGGCGGTGTTCGGCCGCGGCCAGGTGTCCACCTACCTGCTGGCCGGCCTGGGGGACAGCGCCGATGCGCTGATCGCGGTGAGCGAGCGGCTGATCGCCCTGGGCGTCTACCCCTTCGTGGTGCCCTTCGTGCCGATCGCCGGCACCCCCCTGGAGGCCCATCCCGCCCCCTCCACCGACTTCATGGTGGCGGTGTACACGGCGGTGGGCGACCGGTTGCGGGCCTCCGACCTCAGGTCCGAGGCCATGGCGGCCGGCTGCGCCAAGTGCGGCGCCTGTTCGGCCCTGTCCCTGTTCGAAGCCGGTCCCGAGCCGGGCACCCCCTGA
- a CDS encoding MSMEG_0567/Sll0786 family nitrogen starvation N-acetyltransferase codes for MFFIDPSSHDIGRSASSAPAAFTPSVRRGVAIEAEDFRLSPTASSQRFSFHLLRRGTPLEEGYWQLRSAIFCQEQHLFEATDRDEKDGHAYPIAALDHSAGSGSGVVGVVRILEERPRLWYGGRLGVHGDHRRHNQIGKGLIWKAVTTANGWGCDRFLATVQLQNVRFFQRLHWTSIDTLEIRGLPHHLMEADLSYYQPGHERRPLVAAA; via the coding sequence ATGTTCTTCATCGACCCCTCCAGCCACGACATCGGCCGCAGCGCCAGCTCGGCGCCGGCCGCCTTCACCCCCTCGGTGCGGCGGGGGGTGGCGATCGAGGCCGAGGACTTCCGCCTCTCGCCGACGGCCAGCTCCCAGCGCTTCTCCTTCCATCTGCTGCGGCGCGGCACGCCCCTGGAGGAGGGCTACTGGCAGCTGCGCAGCGCCATCTTCTGCCAGGAGCAGCATCTGTTCGAGGCCACCGACCGGGATGAGAAGGATGGCCACGCCTATCCCATCGCCGCCCTTGACCACAGCGCCGGCAGCGGCAGCGGCGTGGTGGGGGTGGTGCGGATCCTGGAGGAGCGGCCCCGCCTCTGGTACGGCGGCCGGCTCGGGGTGCACGGCGACCACCGCCGCCACAACCAGATCGGCAAGGGCCTGATCTGGAAGGCGGTGACGACAGCCAACGGCTGGGGCTGCGACCGCTTCCTGGCCACGGTGCAACTTCAGAACGTGCGCTTCTTCCAGCGCCTGCACTGGACCTCGATCGACACGCTGGAGATCCGCGGCCTGCCCCACCACCTGATGGAGGCCGATCTCTCCTATTACCAGCCCGGCCACGAACGCCGCCCCCTGGTGGCGGCGGCGTGA
- a CDS encoding sll0787 family AIR synthase-like protein, with amino-acid sequence MSRPGPQDPDLAALADRLRRLGGLTGKTDIQPPAATFPHQPFPELGPAAALGDDAALLPPVATPLLLASEGLDPALVAADPWFAGWCGVLVNLSDIAAMGGRPIAVVNSLWCRSAAQAEPILAGLRRASEVFGVPVVGGHTNLHSPYDALAVAVLGTAAGPVLSARAARPGDHCHLLIDPNGGFRGDSLCWDAATGADPARLRRQLALMAALAADGSVHAAKDISMGGLVGTAAMVCEAAGCGLTLELGAIQPPAGVALEPWLTCFPSFGFLLAARPDQEGRLAERVAVCGGLLLARIGTFTAERRLVLAAGGQQETIWRGEAPLTGFGALP; translated from the coding sequence GTGAGTCGCCCCGGGCCGCAGGATCCTGATCTGGCGGCCCTCGCCGACCGGCTGCGCCGCCTGGGCGGGCTCACCGGCAAGACCGACATCCAGCCCCCGGCGGCCACCTTCCCCCACCAGCCCTTTCCCGAGCTGGGTCCCGCCGCGGCCCTCGGCGACGACGCCGCCCTGCTGCCGCCGGTGGCCACGCCGCTGCTGCTGGCCAGTGAGGGCCTGGACCCGGCCCTGGTGGCCGCCGACCCCTGGTTCGCCGGCTGGTGCGGCGTTCTGGTGAACCTCAGCGACATTGCGGCGATGGGCGGCAGGCCGATCGCGGTGGTGAACAGCCTCTGGTGCCGCAGCGCCGCCCAGGCGGAACCGATCCTGGCGGGCCTGCGCCGGGCCTCGGAGGTGTTCGGGGTGCCGGTGGTGGGGGGCCACACCAACCTGCACAGCCCCTACGACGCCCTGGCGGTGGCGGTGCTGGGCACGGCCGCCGGCCCGGTGCTCTCGGCCCGCGCCGCCCGTCCCGGCGACCACTGCCACCTGCTGATCGACCCGAACGGCGGCTTCCGCGGCGACTCCCTGTGCTGGGATGCGGCCACAGGTGCCGACCCCGCCCGGCTGCGGCGCCAGCTGGCCCTGATGGCGGCTCTGGCGGCCGATGGGAGCGTCCATGCCGCCAAGGACATCAGCATGGGCGGCCTGGTGGGCACCGCCGCCATGGTCTGCGAGGCGGCCGGCTGCGGCCTGACCCTGGAACTGGGGGCGATCCAGCCCCCTGCGGGGGTGGCGCTGGAGCCCTGGCTCACCTGCTTCCCCAGCTTCGGCTTCCTGCTGGCCGCCCGGCCCGATCAGGAGGGCCGGCTGGCGGAGCGGGTCGCCGTCTGCGGCGGCCTGCTGCTGGCGCGGATCGGCACGTTCACGGCGGAGCGGCGGCTGGTGCTGGCGGCGGGGGGGCAGCAGGAGACGATCTGGCGCGGAGAGGCGCCGCTCACCGGCTTCGGGGCGCTGCCCTGA
- a CDS encoding MSMEG_0570 family nitrogen starvation response protein codes for MPEVELMLEWPDGGRSRLYSPSTVILKHLAPGQTVTVAELRARGTLALRQASERVRARYGFACTRADEEERRLLEQAAVFAAEELVHVQSA; via the coding sequence ATGCCGGAAGTGGAGCTGATGCTGGAATGGCCGGACGGGGGCAGGAGCCGCCTCTATTCCCCCTCCACCGTGATCCTCAAGCACCTCGCCCCGGGCCAGACCGTGACGGTGGCGGAGCTGCGGGCCAGGGGCACCCTGGCGCTGCGGCAGGCCTCCGAGCGGGTGCGGGCCCGCTACGGCTTCGCCTGCACCCGGGCCGATGAGGAGGAACGGCGCCTGCTGGAGCAGGCGGCAGTCTTCGCGGCCGAGGAGCTGGTGCACGTTCAGAGCGCCTAG
- a CDS encoding TMEM175 family protein, with protein sequence MNTNRMEAFSDGVLAIVITIMVLEIKVPHDTEPGALVPLIPVFLSYLLSFVYVGIYWNNHHHMLHTLKRVSGPVLLANLHVLFWLSLVPFATGWMGQNHRAVAPAALYGAVMVMAATAYFILQEQIIAAQGPDSLLRRAVGRDWKGHTSLTLYLVAMLASLRSPAIAQAIYALVALMWLIPDRRIERVLSD encoded by the coding sequence TTGAACACCAATCGAATGGAGGCCTTCAGCGACGGCGTCCTGGCGATCGTCATCACGATCATGGTGCTGGAGATCAAGGTGCCCCACGACACTGAACCGGGGGCCCTTGTCCCCTTGATCCCCGTCTTCCTCAGCTATCTGCTGAGCTTCGTTTATGTGGGCATTTACTGGAACAACCATCACCACATGCTCCACACCCTCAAGCGTGTGAGTGGTCCCGTCCTGCTGGCCAACCTCCATGTGTTGTTCTGGTTGTCGCTGGTGCCCTTCGCCACCGGCTGGATGGGCCAGAACCACCGGGCGGTCGCGCCGGCCGCCCTTTACGGGGCCGTCATGGTCATGGCGGCCACGGCCTACTTCATCTTGCAGGAGCAGATCATCGCCGCCCAGGGCCCCGACTCCCTGCTGCGCCGCGCCGTGGGCCGCGACTGGAAGGGGCACACCTCCCTGACGCTCTACCTGGTGGCGATGCTCGCCAGCCTGCGCTCTCCGGCCATCGCCCAGGCGATCTATGCGCTGGTGGCCCTGATGTGGCTGATCCCCGATCGCCGCATTGAGCGGGTGCTGTCCGACTAG
- a CDS encoding CsbD family protein: protein MTHRIRKRLFSLASMAALVISLMIQWPAMAMASHASSIIPVTIATMSDKMGAKAKEAQGKMESAYGEITGDSGRQVKGKAKQVQASAMNAKEAVKDGTKAAARKASDAADKLANKIK, encoded by the coding sequence ATGACACATCGCATCCGAAAACGTCTCTTCAGCCTCGCCTCCATGGCGGCGCTGGTGATCTCCCTGATGATCCAATGGCCTGCCATGGCGATGGCCAGCCATGCAAGCTCCATCATCCCCGTCACCATCGCCACCATGTCCGACAAGATGGGCGCCAAAGCCAAGGAAGCCCAAGGCAAGATGGAATCGGCCTACGGCGAAATCACCGGCGATTCCGGCCGCCAGGTGAAGGGCAAAGCCAAGCAGGTGCAGGCTTCCGCCATGAACGCGAAAGAAGCCGTGAAGGACGGCACCAAGGCCGCGGCCCGCAAGGCCAGTGACGCCGCCGACAAACTGGCGAACAAGATCAAGTAA
- a CDS encoding lmo0937 family membrane protein, whose product MLESIAVILVILWLLGLVTSYTMGGLIHLLLVIALIVIAARLISGRTV is encoded by the coding sequence ATGCTGGAATCAATTGCCGTCATTCTGGTGATTCTCTGGCTGCTCGGACTGGTGACGTCCTACACCATGGGCGGCCTGATCCATCTGCTTCTGGTGATCGCCCTGATCGTGATCGCGGCCCGACTGATCAGTGGTCGGACCGTATGA
- a CDS encoding sigma-70 family RNA polymerase sigma factor, whose product MVQDWRSRPAPAPSEERRGRRAFARMVTGNLRLVVSICKQQHNRIRQMHLDPMDVVQAGNLGLIHAVERFLPERGYRFSTYGSWWIRQAVHRHLQETTGLIRVPPQMAALARKVHALRHASPEPLTLAAIGIQLGESPRRLETVLQASHDLQTLSLDQALGNTDGDVSLKDLIGDPSEPGLQEDYLWLHRALTRLSPLERRVLRLRYADAASLSLAKIGEGIGLSKHKVQHLERKALLTLRRCLAEER is encoded by the coding sequence ATGGTGCAGGACTGGCGCTCCCGGCCAGCGCCGGCCCCCAGCGAGGAACGGCGAGGCCGCCGGGCCTTTGCCCGCATGGTCACGGGCAACCTGCGCCTGGTGGTCTCGATCTGCAAGCAGCAGCACAACCGCATCCGGCAGATGCATCTGGATCCGATGGATGTGGTGCAGGCCGGCAATCTCGGCCTGATCCATGCGGTGGAGCGTTTCCTGCCCGAGCGAGGCTATCGGTTCTCCACCTATGGCTCCTGGTGGATCCGCCAGGCGGTGCACCGCCATCTCCAGGAAACGACCGGCCTGATCCGGGTGCCGCCCCAGATGGCGGCCCTGGCCCGCAAGGTGCATGCCCTGCGCCATGCCTCCCCGGAACCCCTGACGCTGGCCGCGATCGGCATCCAACTGGGGGAGAGCCCGCGACGGCTGGAAACCGTGCTCCAGGCCTCCCACGACCTGCAGACCCTCTCTCTCGATCAGGCCCTGGGTAACACCGACGGGGACGTGAGTCTGAAGGATCTGATCGGTGATCCCTCCGAGCCCGGCCTTCAGGAGGATTACCTGTGGCTGCACCGTGCCCTCACCCGGCTGTCCCCTCTGGAGCGCCGGGTGCTGCGTCTTCGCTATGCCGACGCCGCGTCCCTGTCGCTGGCGAAGATCGGCGAGGGCATCGGCCTGTCCAAGCACAAGGTGCAGCATCTGGAGCGCAAGGCCCTGCTGACGCTGCGCCGTTGCCTGGCGGAGGAACGCTGA
- a CDS encoding Thivi_2564 family membrane protein, which produces MSLISLIITLIVVGVLLWLVNNYIPMDGKIKRILNIVVVVAVVVWLLNILGLMDSLRNIRIGR; this is translated from the coding sequence ATGTCGCTGATTTCGCTCATCATCACCCTGATCGTCGTCGGGGTCCTGCTGTGGCTCGTCAACAACTACATCCCCATGGACGGGAAGATCAAACGGATCCTGAACATCGTCGTGGTGGTCGCCGTCGTGGTGTGGCTCCTCAACATCCTTGGCCTGATGGATTCGCTGCGCAACATCCGCATCGGCAGATGA
- a CDS encoding DUF421 domain-containing protein yields the protein MTHLSIPIWEFVFRGAVVYIFLLVLLRLTGKRQVGQLATFDLVLLLILSNAVQNSMNGGDNSLAGGLISAVTLIVLNHLVGAATSSSKAIEMFVEGRPQVLVHNGRVYGDVLRRSQLTRNELDAAIRSAGCTAADNVHLAILENNGSITVLPRPHPS from the coding sequence ATGACGCATCTTTCCATCCCCATCTGGGAGTTCGTCTTCCGTGGTGCCGTTGTCTATATCTTTCTGCTGGTTCTCCTGCGCCTGACAGGGAAACGCCAGGTCGGCCAGCTCGCCACCTTTGATCTGGTGCTGCTGCTGATCCTGTCGAATGCCGTCCAGAACTCCATGAATGGCGGCGACAACTCGCTGGCCGGAGGTCTGATCTCCGCCGTCACGCTGATTGTCCTGAACCATCTCGTTGGGGCGGCGACAAGTTCCAGCAAAGCCATCGAGATGTTCGTGGAGGGTCGACCCCAGGTGCTGGTCCATAACGGCAGGGTCTATGGCGACGTGCTCCGGCGCTCGCAGCTGACCAGGAATGAACTGGATGCCGCGATCCGATCGGCCGGCTGCACCGCTGCGGACAACGTGCACCTGGCCATCCTGGAGAACAACGGCTCGATCACGGTGCTCCCGAGACCTCACCCCTCCTGA
- a CDS encoding DUF3122 domain-containing protein, with amino-acid sequence MRASAQPVSGAPASGVRPWVASLAALLLVLLLTLAPGQAGADDGQRWSLRDRDDNRWSLRIFEQPDPAYPSGERLRLSALTPGIAVDHSRPLLLSDGVGGSWTLANRSEELVAAGTGPLPESSAQFDMADLLPRPSDALPLVLSLPLAGEDSAEMVLGPEETQALHASSIPAATVQEG; translated from the coding sequence ATGCGTGCTTCTGCTCAACCTGTTTCGGGCGCCCCCGCCAGCGGCGTGCGGCCCTGGGTGGCGTCGCTGGCGGCTCTGCTGCTGGTGCTGCTGCTGACCCTGGCGCCGGGCCAGGCCGGGGCCGACGACGGCCAGCGCTGGAGCCTGCGCGACCGGGACGACAACCGCTGGTCGCTGCGGATCTTCGAGCAGCCCGATCCCGCCTACCCCAGCGGCGAGCGCCTGCGCCTCAGTGCCCTCACCCCGGGCATCGCCGTCGACCACAGCCGGCCCCTGCTGCTCAGCGACGGGGTCGGCGGCTCCTGGACCCTGGCCAATCGCAGCGAGGAGCTGGTGGCGGCCGGGACCGGCCCCCTGCCGGAGAGTTCGGCCCAGTTCGACATGGCCGACCTGCTGCCCCGCCCCAGTGACGCCCTGCCCCTGGTCCTCAGCCTGCCCCTGGCGGGAGAGGATTCGGCGGAGATGGTGCTGGGCCCGGAGGAAACCCAGGCCCTGCACGCCTCGTCCATCCCCGCAGCCACGGTTCAGGAGGGGTGA
- a CDS encoding cytochrome b/b6 domain-containing protein translates to MARPPYQPSLLRLTHGVTALLVLAAWLSGLLVYSRYDGRWGRLPFTPPGSWIDLHGQAGFLLLPLGLAFAAYALTLGRPRLKRITNTMALGALGLAVATGKLMQEDWLRDGQLHHLAYSLHLLAWLLIGLAVVLHVGDSLRLGGTPLLASMASTSLRPGDLPGDWPAQVRRYLKRGG, encoded by the coding sequence ATGGCGCGCCCCCCGTACCAACCCTCCCTGCTGCGGCTGACCCATGGCGTCACGGCGTTGCTGGTGCTGGCCGCCTGGCTGAGCGGGCTGTTGGTCTACAGCCGCTACGACGGCCGCTGGGGGCGGCTGCCGTTCACCCCGCCCGGCAGCTGGATCGACCTGCACGGCCAGGCGGGCTTTCTGCTGCTGCCCCTGGGGCTGGCCTTCGCCGCCTACGCCCTCACCCTGGGCCGGCCCCGCCTGAAGCGCATCACCAACACCATGGCCCTCGGGGCCCTTGGACTGGCGGTGGCCACCGGCAAGCTGATGCAGGAGGACTGGCTGCGGGACGGCCAGCTGCACCACCTGGCCTACAGCCTGCACCTGCTGGCCTGGCTGCTGATCGGCCTGGCCGTGGTACTGCACGTGGGCGACAGCCTGCGGCTGGGGGGCACGCCGCTGCTGGCTTCGATGGCCAGTACGAGCCTGCGGCCGGGTGATCTCCCTGGCGACTGGCCGGCTCAGGTGCGGCGGTATCTGAAGCGGGGGGGCTGA
- a CDS encoding AbrB/MazE/SpoVT family DNA-binding domain-containing protein yields the protein MRSTITARGQTVVPAPIRERFQLGPSTRLEWIVEGDGTIRVVPVALDPITAFRGSGAGGATTRLLADRRHDRQQEA from the coding sequence ATGCGCAGCACTATCACCGCCCGCGGCCAGACGGTGGTTCCGGCCCCGATCCGCGAACGCTTCCAACTGGGTCCGTCCACGCGGTTGGAATGGATCGTGGAGGGCGACGGGACCATCCGTGTGGTTCCCGTTGCCCTGGATCCCATCACCGCCTTCCGCGGCTCCGGCGCCGGAGGCGCCACCACCCGTCTGCTTGCCGATCGCCGCCACGATCGCCAGCAGGAGGCCTGA
- a CDS encoding PIN domain-containing protein: MAGRWLLDTSALLALRDNETGAERVAELLQRSQARQDSCLVCFMSRMELLYRVWKDEGERAARLADAQLRSLPLDWVAASDALLDRAAAIKATHPLSVADAWIAAAAEQEGAVLVHKDPEFRSLAHLPQDWLG, encoded by the coding sequence ATGGCCGGCCGCTGGCTGCTCGACACCTCCGCCCTGCTGGCCCTGCGCGACAACGAAACCGGCGCGGAGCGCGTCGCGGAACTGCTGCAGCGCTCCCAGGCCCGCCAGGACAGCTGCCTGGTGTGCTTCATGAGCCGCATGGAGTTGCTCTACCGGGTGTGGAAGGACGAAGGCGAACGGGCCGCCCGCCTCGCCGATGCCCAGCTGCGCTCCCTGCCCCTGGATTGGGTGGCGGCCAGTGACGCCCTGCTGGACCGGGCGGCGGCCATCAAGGCCACCCATCCCCTCTCCGTGGCCGATGCCTGGATCGCCGCCGCCGCTGAGCAGGAGGGGGCGGTGCTGGTGCACAAGGATCCTGAATTCCGCTCCCTGGCCCACCTTCCCCAGGACTGGCTGGGCTGA
- a CDS encoding FitA-like ribbon-helix-helix domain-containing protein, producing the protein MARSLTLKNLPDDLYGRLKQAAQQHRRSLNNEAIVCLEAALPPQPITAAERLEQIRALRHSLPTETAFTPDQIDAFKREGRP; encoded by the coding sequence ATGGCCAGGAGCCTCACCCTCAAAAATCTCCCCGACGACCTCTACGGCCGCCTGAAGCAAGCGGCCCAGCAGCATCGCCGCAGCCTCAACAACGAAGCGATCGTGTGCCTGGAAGCGGCCCTTCCGCCCCAGCCAATCACGGCCGCCGAGCGACTCGAGCAGATCCGGGCCTTGCGCCACAGCCTGCCAACAGAAACGGCGTTCACCCCGGACCAGATCGATGCTTTCAAGCGCGAGGGCCGCCCATGA
- a CDS encoding type II toxin-antitoxin system VapC family toxin: MIVVDTNVVAYLLLGGPQTEKAEALLLHDPEWAAPALWRSELRSVLSGYLRRGQLDRQQVLRLQGQAEALLQGRDVPVDSAEVFRLVEASDCSAYDCEFVAAAMALQSRLISSDRQLLRAFPEIASPLEQAIPDT, encoded by the coding sequence ATGATCGTGGTGGACACCAATGTGGTGGCCTATCTGTTGCTGGGTGGTCCACAGACCGAGAAGGCTGAGGCGCTTCTGCTTCATGACCCTGAATGGGCCGCTCCGGCGCTCTGGCGAAGCGAACTGCGCAGCGTGCTCAGCGGTTACCTGAGACGAGGGCAGCTGGATCGCCAGCAGGTGCTGAGGCTCCAGGGCCAGGCGGAAGCGTTACTGCAGGGACGGGACGTGCCGGTGGACTCTGCCGAGGTGTTCCGACTGGTGGAGGCGAGCGACTGCAGCGCCTACGACTGTGAGTTCGTGGCTGCCGCCATGGCGCTCCAGAGCCGCCTGATCAGCTCCGATCGCCAACTCCTGAGGGCCTTTCCCGAGATTGCGAGCCCGTTGGAGCAAGCCATACCTGACACCTGA
- a CDS encoding DUF1778 domain-containing protein: MDNAPTRARDRRLEVRATAKDRQLIDRAVAASGIDLTEFVITHLRLAAQQVLADREVFRLDPEALDAWERINQRPARSLKGLRELMGRPSPFQE, translated from the coding sequence ATGGACAACGCCCCCACCCGAGCCCGGGATCGGCGCCTTGAGGTTCGGGCCACGGCGAAGGACCGCCAACTGATTGATCGGGCGGTGGCCGCTTCCGGCATCGATCTCACCGAATTCGTGATCACCCATCTGCGCCTGGCCGCCCAGCAGGTGCTGGCCGACCGTGAGGTGTTCCGCCTTGACCCGGAGGCGCTTGATGCCTGGGAACGCATCAACCAACGGCCGGCCCGGTCGCTGAAGGGCCTGCGCGAGCTGATGGGTCGGCCCTCACCGTTCCAGGAGTGA
- a CDS encoding type I restriction enzyme endonuclease domain-containing protein, whose amino-acid sequence MPFQALQEAVAALVAGRRGWEVWLRRGPRKPVHERERRGPDRMMVKRILNNDGYPPPDLQEEAVKTVLAQAELLCAQRV is encoded by the coding sequence GTGCCATTCCAGGCCCTGCAGGAGGCCGTCGCCGCGCTGGTGGCCGGCCGGCGGGGCTGGGAAGTGTGGCTCAGACGAGGACCCCGGAAACCGGTCCATGAGCGAGAGCGCCGGGGCCCGGATCGCATGATGGTGAAACGCATCCTCAACAACGACGGTTACCCCCCCCCCGATCTCCAGGAAGAGGCGGTGAAAACCGTGCTGGCCCAGGCGGAGTTGCTCTGTGCTCAGCGGGTGTGA
- a CDS encoding DUF6629 family protein yields the protein MCFSSSASFVVAAVLLPLGVGSVRYCQDQQRSDLLPLALTPLFFSMQQALEGLVWLGLEQGGSVWLVHPAALGYLFFAYAFWLVWFPWCVLQLNLHAPPPLRRRILVGLLVLGLLMGGVLWLPLVVDPSLFQPAVVHGSLDYHTTLLTDRWINLDFGSTIYAVIILGPLMLSASGRLRWFGGGILAAFLISHLAYGYAFASVWCFFSAVLSASLYWILRDPEPVVLPGLN from the coding sequence ATGTGTTTCTCCAGCAGCGCCAGCTTCGTGGTGGCGGCCGTGCTATTGCCCCTGGGTGTGGGCAGCGTGCGCTACTGCCAGGATCAGCAACGCAGCGATCTGCTGCCCCTGGCCCTCACGCCCCTGTTCTTCTCGATGCAGCAGGCCCTGGAGGGTCTGGTGTGGCTCGGCCTCGAGCAGGGCGGCTCCGTCTGGCTCGTGCACCCCGCCGCGCTCGGTTATCTGTTCTTCGCCTATGCCTTCTGGCTGGTCTGGTTTCCCTGGTGCGTGCTGCAGCTGAACCTCCACGCGCCGCCTCCCCTGAGGCGTCGGATCCTGGTGGGGCTGCTGGTGCTGGGCCTGCTCATGGGCGGGGTGCTCTGGTTGCCACTGGTGGTCGACCCTTCCCTGTTCCAGCCGGCCGTGGTGCATGGCTCCCTCGATTACCACACCACGTTGCTGACGGATCGCTGGATCAATCTGGACTTCGGCAGCACGATCTATGCGGTGATCATCCTCGGACCGTTGATGCTCAGCGCCTCTGGGCGGCTGCGCTGGTTCGGTGGAGGGATCCTCGCCGCCTTCCTGATCTCGCACCTGGCCTACGGCTATGCCTTCGCCTCGGTGTGGTGCTTCTTCAGTGCGGTGTTGTCAGCCTCCCTCTACTGGATCCTCAGGGATCCGGAGCCTGTGGTGCTGCCGGGCCTAAATTGA
- a CDS encoding CopG family transcriptional regulator → MRTTLQLDDDVLAAARVLARQRRTSLGAVISALARQGLVAPPPGTASSGPSHRNGLPLLPWQPQGAPVDLALVNSLRDELP, encoded by the coding sequence ATGCGCACCACCCTGCAGCTCGATGACGACGTGCTGGCGGCGGCCCGGGTGCTGGCCCGGCAGCGGCGCACCAGCCTCGGGGCCGTGATCAGTGCGCTGGCCCGCCAAGGGCTGGTGGCTCCACCCCCCGGCACCGCCAGCAGCGGTCCCAGCCACCGCAACGGGTTGCCCCTGCTGCCCTGGCAGCCGCAGGGCGCGCCGGTGGACCTCGCACTCGTCAACAGCTTGCGCGACGAGCTGCCGTGA
- a CDS encoding TA system VapC family ribonuclease toxin: MSAALLDVNVLIALLDGRHVHHEQAHDWFAASEDLGWATCPLTQNAVLRILGQPRYPNSPGPPAVVAPLMRELIRHPRHHFWPDAISLLAAPGGEAPLVDATQLLEAGQVTDTYLLALAVHHGGTLVSLDRRLGSGAVAGGSAALRLIPT; this comes from the coding sequence GTGAGCGCAGCCCTGCTGGATGTGAACGTGCTGATCGCCCTGCTGGACGGGCGCCACGTGCACCATGAGCAGGCCCACGACTGGTTCGCCGCCTCCGAGGACCTGGGCTGGGCCACCTGCCCGCTCACCCAGAACGCGGTGCTGCGGATCCTCGGCCAGCCCCGCTACCCCAACAGCCCGGGGCCACCGGCGGTGGTGGCGCCCTTGATGCGGGAGCTGATCCGCCATCCACGCCACCACTTCTGGCCCGATGCCATCAGCCTGCTTGCCGCGCCGGGGGGCGAAGCTCCGCTGGTCGACGCCACCCAGCTGCTGGAGGCGGGGCAAGTCACCGACACCTATCTGTTGGCGCTGGCGGTGCACCACGGCGGCACGCTGGTGAGTCTCGACCGCCGCCTGGGCTCCGGGGCCGTGGCGGGCGGCAGCGCCGCCCTGCGCCTGATCCCCACCTGA